Proteins from one Impatiens glandulifera chromosome 2, dImpGla2.1, whole genome shotgun sequence genomic window:
- the LOC124925587 gene encoding plant-specific TFIIB-related protein PTF2 has protein sequence MDKSSGCSKCGGKSLSTDDVTGNMYCNSCGQLQEFDNYQQTFYNIDGPTGTYIRTGTSGTGTFYNYKETKIYKAKLIIEDLLSFLDFSQTRKDQVRIMVHTITEGEYGQGDWFPVLVGACAYVVMKNENTSLLLSEVADKVNCELYELGRMVHRVVDFLDMNLPEFNIVSVFERRCRSYFHNVPEEKFGIMLKQGIFLVQCMVKWYLTTGRRPLQVVAAVLLLVAQLNDMDGVRIESIASELNVPVSTCRLRYKELLDSLVKVAKPLPWGKDVTVKNIVKNAPFVIQYMEMKSMVKTGNKSKSTAPIEFDLSNLVEESLMREEYYGIDNEKDELTSKDACYFEPKHSLPSDVDELENLKISPDCLFKIYSEMWNEVSTKACQRSHARKKRGEFVGGVSDCIDWWKGESELSKKLVIKKILEKDVGLIAEPPAFTAGCLIYERRREKIRAAKQRIDKIMCPWKLGEGECKTSVGKRKRSTKKATDSDWEDMIIETLLLHMVKEEEIEKGYYNTLIDLYVFNPVSADCI, from the exons ATGGACAAGTCTAGTGGCTGTTCCAAATGCGGCGGTAAATCTCTGAGCACCGATGATGTTACGGGTAACATGTACTGTAATAGCTGTGGCCAACTTCAAGAATTCGACAATTACCAACAAACATTCTATAACATCGATGGCCCTACTGGAACTTATATCCGAACTGGTACCTCTGGCACCGGCACTTTTTACAATTACAAGGAGACCAAGATATACAAAGCCAAGCTTATAATTGAAGATCTATTGTCCTTTCTTGACTTTTCTCAAACTAGAAAAGACCAAGTTAGGATCATGGTTCATACCATTACAGAAGGCGAGTATGGTCAGGGGGATTGGTTCCCTGTCTTGGTTGGGGCTTGTGCTTACGTGGTTATGAAAAACGAGAACACTTCCTTATTGCTGTCTGAAGTTGCAGATAAGGTCAATTGCGAGCTTTACGAACTCGGAAGAATGGTGCATCGAGTTGTCGATTTTCTCGACATGAATTTACCTGAATTCAACATTGTTTCTGTTTTCGAGAGAAGGTGTCGATCTTATTTCCATAATGTTCCGGAAGAGAAATTTGGGATAATGCTCAAACAAGGTATATTTCTGGTTCAATGTATGGTGAAATGGTATTTGACAACAGGACGACGGCCACTTCAAGTGGTGGCGGCGGTTTTGCTACTGGTTGCTCAGTTGAACGATATGGATGGAGTTAGAATTGAATCCATTGCTAGTGAATTGAATGTTCCTGTTTCAACTTGCAGATTGCGTTACAAAGAGCTCCTTGATTCTCTTGTAAAAGTTGCCAAACCGTTGCCTTGGGGGAAAGATGTTACGGTCAAGAACATTGTGAAAAATGCTCCCTTTGTTATTCAATATATGGAGATGAAATCAATGGTGAAAACCGGTAATAAGAGTAAAAGTACAGCTCCTATTGAGTTCGACTTGAGCAATCTAGTTGAGGAATCGTTGATGAGAGAAGAATATTACGGAATTGATAACGAAAAAGACGAGTTGACGTCCAAAGATGCCTGCTACTTTGAACCGAAACATTCATTACCATCTGACGTCGACGAGTTGGAGAATCTCAAGATCTCGCCTGATTGCTTGTTTAAGATTTATTCGGAAATGTGGAATGAAGTCAGCACGAAGGCTTGTCAAAGATCTCACGCGAGGAAAAAGAGAGGCGAATTCGTGGGTGGTGTTTCGGATTGCATTGATTGGTGGAAGGGGGAATCGGAACTGAGCAAGAAGCTTGTTATCAAGAAGATATTGGAGAAAGATGTAGGATTGATTGCCGAGCCTCCAGCTTTTACTGCTGGTTGTTTGATTTATGAAAGGAGAAGGGAGAAGATAAGGGCAGCCAAGCAGCGGATTGATAAGATCATGTGCCCATGGAAACTCGGCGAGGGAGAGTGCAAAACAAGTGTGGGGAAGAGAAAGAGATCGACGAAAAAGGCTACTGATTCTGATTGGGAAGACATGATTATTGAAACGCTTCTTCTCCATATGGTAAAGGAAGAAGAGATCGAAAAGGGATATTACAACACATTGATAGATTTGTACGTCTTTAATCCTGTTTCTGCAG ACTGCATCTAG
- the LOC124926856 gene encoding receptor-like protein kinase FERONIA, translating to MFLISRRNTIFTFLCFIHYYLVLVCLWMVHGETHLQFYPTEIIAINCGSYGNSTSFDGRQWIGDATTKFFVSDKQNGKTKSLKTVEKALSAVGTPYSTARVSYSHFTYTFHIISGPIFIRLHFYPTSYKGFTRSNAFFTVKAGPYTLLSNFSPSLTADAFGLKSIVKEFSLHVEENKPLRLTFSPSRTCSCDDELYAFVNGVEVVSMPNTLYYTPQGDSGASVVGQNHLFLIGNSIALETAHRLNIGGIPLLSTQHTGMFREWSSDSNYLVESGSSSVSPSATSSNINYRKIPTFIAPSKLYQTSWAMKSGFKLSWKLPIDLGFRYLVRFHFCELDYQIKEMGQRKFSLFINNQMAESDGDLIKWAGGHGVAIYKDYIMMMDGDRMEGKHDLLIDFYSSMIPELQLEEEPADTILKGLEVFKLSNNDKNLAGMNPVIPLSTKSQRFASPFSGRNNIFTLVVLLLVIPNIIVYYFQIYMENVDNKIVFPCPPDEKVDNKTVFPSPPDEEKVENHIVFPIPYPPEELCRRFSLAELKFATNNFDDGLVIGRGGFGKVYKGNVEGVTKTVAIKRLNSNSKQGAEEFWTEIGIFSKLQHDHLVSLIGYCDEHKEMIIVYENMTRGCLADHLYKSYNDGKGRLEPLPWNRRLKLCIEAARGLNFLHESEPTIIHRDVKSTNILLDENWVAKISDFGLCRKFRFIHSCTHVSTSVKGTFGYLDPKYFLNGELTMKTDVYAFGVVLWEVLCGRPAIDIRFEDEQRSLALWAQSCFEDGIIGQIVDPSLRGQIPASSLKLISTIANECLHNHLKKRPSMADIVSRLHSELDSLNNLIKLKVPKFGSWNDEEYPVDYDPSLFGRVSVTKRSKHTRYVNDHGMTLKSSSHDLEQGNPSLLFSLYLNYAHTN from the coding sequence atgtttCTTATTTCAAGACGCAATACCATCTTTACCTTCCTCTGTTTCATCCACTATTATCTTGTTCTTGTTTGCCTTTGGATGGTTCATGGTGAAACTCATCTTCAATTTTACCCCACGGAGATTATTGCTATTAATTGCGGCTCTTATGGCAATTCAACTTCTTTTGATGGACGGCAATGGATTGGAGATGCCACTACTAAATTCTTTGTTAGTGATAAACAAAATGGTAAAACTAAAAGCTTAAAAACAGTTGAGAAAGCTCTCTCTGCTGTTGGCACTCCCTACTCGACGGCTCGGGTGTCCTATTCACACTTCACCTACACATTCCACATCATTTCCGGCCCAATATTCATACGCTTGCATTTTTATCCTACTTCATACAAGGGTTTCACCAGGTCAAACGCTTTCTTTACAGTTAAAGCCGGTCCTTACACCCTCCTCAGCAACTTCAGTCCTTCCTTGACAGCTGATGCTTTTGGGTTAAAGTCTATTGTCAAAGAATTCTCCTTGCACGTCGAAGAAAATAAACCATTGCGCTTGACATTCTCTCCATCTAGAACTTGTTCTTGTGATGACGAGTTGTATGCTTTTGTTAATGGAGTTGAAGTTGTCTCCATGCCCAATACCCTTTACTATACTCCACAAGGTGATTCAGGAGCATCCGTTGTTGGACAGAATCACCTGTTTCTAATTGGTAATAGCATTGCACTAGAGACTGCACACAGGTTGAATATTGGTGGAATCCCCCTTTTGTCTACACAACATACAGGGATGTTTCGCGAATGGTCTAGCGACTCTAACTATTTGGTTGAATCTGGATCATCAAGCGTTTCGCCTTCAGCAACATCATCCAATATCAACTATCGGAAAATTCCCACATTCATTGCACCATCAAAACTATATCAGACATCCTGGGCAATGAAGAGTGGTTTCAAACTATCATGGAAGTTACCTATTGATTTGGGGTTCAGGTACTTGGTTAGATTCCATTTCTGCGAGCTTGATTACCAAATCAAGGAGATGGGACAAAGAAAGTTCagtttattcataaataatcaGATGGCTGAGAGTGATGGGGATCTGATCAAGTGGGCCGGAGGGCATGGTGTTGCAATTTATAAGGATTACATAATGATGATGGATGGAGATAGAATGGAGGGTAAGCATGATCTGCTTATAGATTTTTACTCAAGCATGATTCCTGAACTCCAGTTAGAAGAAGAACCTGCCGATACCATCTTAAAAGGATTGGAAGTATTTAAGTTGAGCAATAATGACAAGAATCTTGCTGGGATGAATCCAGTGATTCCTTTATCTACAAAATCCCAAAGGTTTGCATCACCTTTCAGTGGTAGaaacaatatttttacattAGTTGTTCTTCTACTGGTTATTCCGAACATCATTGTTTACTATTTTCAAATCTATATGGAAAACGTTGATAACAAAATTGTCTTTCCATGCCCACCCGATGAAAAGGTTGATAACAAAACTGTCTTTCCCTCCCCACCTGATGAAGAAAAGGTTGAAAATCATATTGTCTTTCCCATTCCATACCCACCTGAAGAACTGTGTCGCCGTTTTTCACTTGCTGAACTGAAATTCGCAACTAATAACTTTGATGATGGATTAGTTATAGGAAGAGGAGGGTTTGGTAAGGTCTACAAAGGGAATGTTGAAGGTGTCACCAAAACCGTTGCTATAAAGCGATTGAATTCAAATTCCAAACAAGGGGCAGAAGAGTTCTGGACAGAGATTGGAATATTTTCCAAGCTTCAACATGATCACCTTGTCTCTTTGATTGGTTATTGCGATGAGCATAAAGAAATGATAATTGTTTATGAGAACATGACACGTGGGTGCCTCGCTGATCATCTGTATAAAAGCTATAATGATGGTAAAGGTAGACTTGAACCTCTGCCTTGGAATAGAAGGCTAAAACTTTGCATTGAAGCTGCTCGAGGTTTGAATTTTCTTCATGAAAGTGAACCCACCATCATACATCGGGACGTGAAGAGCACTAATATTTTGCTGGATGAGAACTGGGTAGCGAAGATTTCTGATTTTGGATTGTGCAGAAAGTTCAGGTTTATCCATTCATGCACCCATGTGAGCACATCAGTAAAAGGAACATTTGGATATCTAGACCCAAAGTATTTCTTAAATGGGGAGCTGACCATGAAAACAGACGTTTATGCCTTTGGAGTTGTTCTGTGGGAAGTTCTTTGTGGAAGACCGGCTATAGACATAAGATTTGAGGACGAGCAACGAAGTCTTGCCTTGTGGGCCCAAAGTTGCTTTGAAGATGGAATTATTGGCCAGATTGTTGACCCTTCTTTGAGAGGCCAAATACCTGCTTCCTCCTTGAAATTGATTTCCACAATTGCCAATGAGTGCTTACATAATCATCTCAAAAAACGACCTTCTATGGCTGATATTGTTTCCCGCCTTCATTCGGAACTTGATTCATTAAATAACTTGATTAAGTTGAAGGTCCCGAAATTTGGATCATGGAATGATGAAGAGTATCCTGTAGATTATGATCCTTCCCTGTTTGGACGTGTTTCTGTGACAAAACGTAGTAAACATACTAGGTATGTGAATGATCATGGAATGACGCTAAAATCGTCAAGTCATGATCTTGAACAAGGTAATCCCTCCCTTCTGTTTAGTCTCTATTTAAATTATGCACACACCAACTAA